A window of the Haloarcula litorea genome harbors these coding sequences:
- a CDS encoding CDC48 family AAA ATPase has protein sequence MKLTVKPLKQKDAGRGLAAIDRAAMDEMDLENGDYIVLDGGSRAVARVWPGYPEDEGKGIVRIDGQLRQEAGVGIDDGVTVEKADVKPATAVTVALPQNLRVRGNVGPMIRNNLSGQAVTQGQTVPVSFGLGPLSSMSGQKIPLKIAETDPAGTVVVTDQTEIQVSEKPAEQIRGGEDTEGETGSPDVTYEDIGGLDDELEQVREMIELPMRHPELFQQLGIEPPKGVLLHGPPGTGKTLMAKAVANEIDAHFTTISGPEIMSKYYGESEEQLREVFEEASEQSPAIVFIDEIDSIAPKRGETQGDVERRVVAQLLSLMDGLEERGQVIVIGATNRVDAIDPALRRGGRFDREIEIGVPDKEGRKEILQVHTRGMPLAEDIDLDEYAENTHGFVGADLASLTKESAMNALRRIRPELDLESDEIDAEVLEKLEITDDDVREAKKGIEPSALREVFVEVPDVTWDSVGGLGDTKERLRETIQWPLEYPDVFESMDLEAAKGVLLYGPPGTGKTLLAKAVANEAQSNFISVKGPELLNKFVGESEKGVREVFSKARENAPTVVFFDEIDSIATERGGGQTDSGVGERVVSQLLTELDGIEEMEDVVVVATTNRPDLIDSALLRPGRLDRHVHVPVPDEDARRAIFDVHTRDKPLADDVDLDSLARRTEGYVGADIEAVAREASMAATREFINSVDPEEIGDSVSNVRVTMDHFETALDEVGPSVTEKTRERYDEIEERFDTAEPGVSDEDDKFGRTFQ, from the coding sequence ATGAAACTCACTGTCAAACCCCTCAAGCAGAAGGACGCGGGGCGCGGGCTCGCGGCCATCGACCGCGCGGCGATGGACGAGATGGACCTCGAGAACGGCGACTACATCGTTCTCGACGGCGGGAGCCGTGCCGTCGCGCGCGTCTGGCCGGGCTACCCCGAGGACGAGGGCAAGGGGATCGTCCGGATCGACGGCCAGCTCCGACAGGAGGCCGGCGTCGGCATCGACGACGGCGTCACCGTCGAGAAGGCCGACGTGAAGCCGGCCACCGCCGTCACGGTCGCGCTCCCCCAGAACCTCCGGGTCCGTGGCAACGTCGGCCCGATGATCCGCAACAACCTCAGCGGCCAGGCCGTCACGCAGGGACAGACCGTCCCCGTGAGCTTCGGCCTCGGCCCGCTGTCGTCGATGTCGGGTCAGAAGATCCCGCTCAAGATCGCCGAGACCGACCCCGCCGGGACCGTCGTCGTCACCGACCAGACGGAGATCCAGGTCAGCGAGAAGCCGGCCGAGCAGATCCGTGGCGGCGAGGACACGGAGGGTGAGACCGGCTCGCCGGACGTGACCTACGAGGACATCGGCGGCCTCGACGACGAGCTCGAACAGGTCCGTGAGATGATCGAGCTGCCGATGCGCCACCCCGAGCTGTTCCAGCAGCTCGGCATCGAGCCGCCGAAGGGCGTCCTGCTGCACGGCCCGCCGGGCACCGGCAAGACCCTGATGGCGAAGGCCGTCGCCAACGAGATCGACGCCCACTTCACGACCATCTCCGGGCCGGAGATTATGTCGAAGTACTACGGCGAGAGCGAGGAGCAGCTCCGCGAGGTCTTCGAGGAGGCCTCCGAGCAGTCGCCGGCCATCGTCTTCATCGACGAGATCGACTCCATCGCGCCCAAGCGCGGCGAGACCCAGGGCGACGTGGAACGCCGCGTCGTCGCCCAGCTCCTCTCGCTGATGGACGGACTGGAGGAGCGCGGGCAGGTCATCGTCATCGGCGCGACCAACCGCGTCGACGCCATCGACCCCGCGCTGCGCCGCGGCGGCCGGTTCGACCGAGAGATCGAGATCGGCGTCCCCGACAAGGAGGGCCGCAAGGAGATCCTGCAGGTCCACACCCGCGGGATGCCCCTGGCCGAGGACATCGATCTCGACGAGTACGCCGAGAACACCCACGGCTTCGTCGGCGCGGACCTCGCCTCCCTGACCAAGGAGTCGGCGATGAACGCGCTCCGGCGCATCCGGCCGGAACTGGACCTCGAGTCCGACGAGATCGACGCCGAGGTCCTGGAGAAGCTGGAGATCACCGACGACGACGTCCGCGAGGCCAAGAAGGGCATCGAGCCCTCGGCGCTCCGGGAGGTGTTCGTCGAGGTCCCCGACGTGACTTGGGACTCCGTCGGCGGACTCGGCGACACCAAAGAGCGGCTCCGCGAGACCATCCAGTGGCCCCTGGAGTACCCCGACGTCTTCGAGTCGATGGACCTCGAAGCCGCCAAGGGGGTCCTGCTGTACGGCCCGCCCGGCACCGGGAAGACGCTGCTGGCGAAGGCCGTCGCCAACGAGGCCCAGTCGAACTTCATCTCGGTGAAGGGGCCGGAACTGCTGAACAAGTTCGTCGGCGAGTCCGAGAAGGGCGTCCGCGAGGTGTTCAGCAAGGCCCGGGAGAACGCCCCGACGGTGGTGTTCTTCGACGAGATCGACTCCATCGCGACCGAACGCGGCGGCGGGCAGACCGACTCCGGCGTCGGCGAGCGCGTCGTCTCGCAACTGCTGACGGAACTGGACGGCATCGAGGAGATGGAGGACGTCGTCGTGGTCGCGACCACCAACCGCCCGGACCTCATCGACAGCGCGCTCCTGCGTCCGGGGCGGCTCGACCGGCACGTCCACGTCCCCGTCCCCGACGAGGACGCACGGCGCGCCATCTTCGACGTCCACACCCGCGACAAGCCCCTGGCCGACGACGTGGACCTCGACAGTCTCGCCCGGCGGACCGAGGGGTACGTCGGTGCCGACATCGAGGCCGTGGCGCGCGAGGCGTCGATGGCCGCGACCCGGGAGTTCATCAACAGCGTGGACCCCGAGGAGATCGGCGACTCCGTCAGTAACGTCCGGGTGACGATGGACCACTTCGAGACGGCACTCGACGAGGTCGGCCCCAGCGTCACGGAGAAGACCCGGGAACGCTACGACGAGATCGAGGAGCGGTTCGACACCGCCGAACCCGGCGTGAGCGACGAGGACGACAAGTTCGGTCGGACGTTCCAGTAG
- a CDS encoding DUF7127 family protein, with product MNTEQQLFDETPLRRFEYDDSVVLAADVGPETDASVDVVDGTVIVVADDEQREQDVPEGARAFINNGVLTIELSDEEDI from the coding sequence ATGAATACAGAACAGCAGCTGTTCGACGAGACGCCGCTCCGCCGGTTCGAGTACGACGACAGCGTCGTGCTCGCGGCGGACGTGGGTCCCGAGACGGACGCCAGCGTGGACGTCGTCGACGGGACGGTCATCGTCGTGGCGGACGACGAGCAACGCGAACAGGACGTCCCCGAGGGCGCACGAGCGTTTATCAACAACGGCGTCCTCACTATCGAACTGTCGGACGAGGAGGACATCTAA
- a CDS encoding alpha/beta fold hydrolase: METVTHDGRATAYRVVEGDGTGPTALYVHGSGATHRAWVRQYGPDGPSHPAVALDLSGHGDSEDVATAAGPATLDAYVEDTVAVAAATDADVLVGNSLGGAVAQRVAIESDWSPEALVLVGTGPSLPVYDGLREWLTDDFERAVEFLHGRDRLFHDADEALLDRSRSEMRETGQAVTRRDFLTCHRFDVTDRLSAIDVPTLAVCGEHDQLTPRAYHERLAREIPDGEFAFVPDAAHLTMLEAPDAFNDVVAEFLAARADG; encoded by the coding sequence ATGGAGACCGTCACACACGACGGACGGGCGACCGCGTATCGGGTCGTCGAGGGCGACGGGACGGGTCCCACGGCCCTGTACGTCCACGGCAGCGGCGCGACACACCGAGCGTGGGTGCGACAGTACGGACCGGACGGACCGTCCCACCCTGCCGTCGCGCTCGACCTCAGCGGCCACGGGGACTCAGAGGACGTGGCGACGGCGGCGGGGCCGGCCACGCTGGACGCGTACGTCGAGGACACCGTCGCCGTCGCGGCGGCCACCGACGCGGACGTGCTCGTCGGGAACTCCCTGGGCGGTGCGGTCGCACAGCGGGTCGCCATCGAGAGTGACTGGTCGCCCGAAGCGCTCGTCCTCGTCGGCACCGGCCCGTCGCTGCCGGTGTACGACGGTCTGCGAGAGTGGCTGACCGACGACTTCGAGCGCGCCGTCGAGTTCCTCCACGGCCGGGACCGCCTGTTCCACGACGCGGACGAGGCGCTGCTTGACCGGTCCCGCAGCGAGATGCGCGAGACGGGTCAGGCGGTGACCCGCCGCGACTTCCTCACCTGCCATCGGTTCGACGTGACGGACCGGCTCTCGGCGATCGACGTCCCGACGCTGGCCGTCTGTGGCGAACACGACCAGCTCACCCCCCGGGCGTACCACGAGCGGCTGGCCCGGGAGATCCCCGACGGGGAGTTCGCGTTCGTCCCCGACGCCGCCCACCTGACGATGCTGGAGGCTCCCGACGCGTTCAACGACGTCGTCGCGGAGTTCCTCGCGGCGCGCGCCGACGGGTGA
- a CDS encoding protein sorting system archaetidylserine synthase (This PssA-like phosphatidyltransferase, along with a PssD-like decarboxylase, is required in Haloarchaea for the archaeosortase ArtA to replace the PGF-CTERM sorting signal with a C-terminal lipid anchor.), translating to MGFEVTRRLSVADAVTLVNAVVGFAAGAVAFADLHLAARLLLVAVIVDALDGIVARTSDSSEVGPLLDSITDVVSFGVTPSLFVYVLLTDAVGGAGSVGVLALTGTLLVASLYAVLSVVRTAFYSTYVDGADERPGMPNALGAIVLATAYLAGVQTPFVVAGGMTVLAVAQIAPFDYPKPGVKAVGPMGVVLFGSVVAPRALGRVAPRIMLVVALLFFALGPRYYWPD from the coding sequence ATGGGCTTCGAGGTCACTCGCAGACTCAGTGTCGCCGACGCGGTCACGCTGGTCAACGCCGTCGTCGGGTTCGCGGCCGGCGCGGTGGCGTTCGCCGACCTCCACCTCGCCGCTCGCCTCCTCCTCGTGGCCGTCATCGTCGACGCGCTGGACGGGATCGTCGCCCGGACGAGCGACAGTTCCGAGGTCGGGCCGCTGCTGGACTCCATCACCGACGTCGTCTCGTTCGGCGTGACGCCCAGCCTGTTCGTCTACGTCCTGCTGACCGACGCCGTCGGCGGCGCGGGCTCCGTCGGCGTCCTCGCCCTCACCGGGACTCTCCTCGTCGCGTCGCTGTACGCCGTCCTCTCGGTCGTCCGGACCGCGTTCTACTCGACGTACGTCGACGGGGCCGACGAGCGACCGGGGATGCCGAACGCCCTGGGTGCGATTGTCCTCGCGACCGCCTACCTCGCCGGCGTCCAGACCCCGTTCGTCGTCGCGGGCGGGATGACCGTCCTCGCCGTGGCGCAGATCGCGCCGTTCGACTACCCCAAGCCCGGGGTGAAGGCGGTCGGTCCGATGGGGGTCGTGCTGTTCGGGTCCGTCGTCGCCCCGAGGGCGCTGGGCCGTGTGGCCCCCCGGATTATGCTCGTCGTCGCCCTCCTCTTTTTCGCGCTCGGGCCGCGGTACTACTGGCCTGACTGA
- a CDS encoding metal-dependent hydrolase — protein sequence MPSLVVHYALVGLLAATLLGAAFDRRSLLLSLAVVTFPDVDAFIGLVSQAGHRTATTNLVIPAVLAVVLAVDLYGREESYVRSRWGAYGVRVAWFCVFTYAVGHVLFDAVTGGANLLWPIHDEFYVFRGRLELSSQRGIVQTFVEWNTGGGGSGSGGGGGGPSLKSIGNTSTVQMDTGVDPNPGQAEPENVDRIFPVVRGGWQLYLLVTGTLATAARLVVGHDLSEE from the coding sequence ATGCCATCGCTGGTCGTCCACTACGCGCTGGTGGGTCTGCTGGCGGCGACGCTGCTCGGTGCTGCGTTCGACCGCCGCTCGCTGTTGCTCTCGCTGGCCGTCGTCACGTTCCCCGACGTGGACGCGTTCATCGGCCTCGTCTCGCAGGCCGGCCACCGCACGGCGACGACGAACCTCGTCATCCCCGCCGTCCTCGCCGTCGTCCTCGCGGTCGACCTGTACGGCCGCGAGGAGTCGTACGTTCGGTCGCGCTGGGGTGCCTACGGCGTGCGTGTGGCGTGGTTCTGTGTGTTCACCTACGCGGTCGGCCACGTCCTCTTCGACGCGGTGACCGGCGGCGCGAACCTGCTGTGGCCCATCCACGACGAGTTCTACGTCTTCCGGGGGAGACTGGAGCTGTCCAGCCAGCGGGGCATCGTCCAGACGTTCGTCGAGTGGAACACCGGGGGCGGCGGATCAGGGAGCGGTGGCGGCGGTGGCGGCCCCTCCCTGAAGTCCATCGGCAACACGAGCACCGTCCAGATGGACACCGGCGTCGACCCCAACCCCGGGCAGGCGGAGCCGGAGAACGTCGACCGGATCTTCCCCGTCGTCCGCGGCGGCTGGCAGCTGTACCTGCTCGTCACGGGGACGCTCGCGACGGCGGCCCGGCTCGTCGTCGGCCACGACCTGTCCGAGGAGTAG
- the trxA gene encoding thioredoxin translates to MSDAADDTEREAIREAKRERLRDRATSPDEPVHVESTAHFEELVSDNRLVLVDCYADWCGPCKMLAPTVEAIAAETAAVVAKVDVDEHQDVAQRHGVRGIPALFLYVDGEVVERLVGVQDEATLRDLIAEHEA, encoded by the coding sequence ATGAGCGACGCTGCCGACGATACAGAGCGGGAGGCGATCCGAGAGGCAAAGCGAGAGCGGCTCCGCGATCGGGCGACGAGCCCGGACGAACCGGTCCACGTCGAGAGCACGGCCCACTTCGAGGAACTCGTGAGCGACAACCGCCTCGTGCTCGTGGACTGTTACGCCGACTGGTGTGGCCCCTGCAAGATGCTCGCGCCGACCGTCGAGGCAATCGCCGCAGAGACCGCCGCCGTCGTCGCGAAGGTCGACGTGGACGAACACCAGGACGTCGCACAGCGACACGGCGTCCGCGGGATCCCGGCGCTTTTCCTCTACGTCGACGGCGAGGTCGTCGAGCGGCTCGTCGGCGTCCAGGACGAGGCGACACTGCGGGACCTGATCGCCGAGCACGAGGCGTAG
- a CDS encoding SRPBCC domain-containing protein translates to MPEISASVEVPAPPAVVWEVLTDTDAYPRWNTLLTVSGDLEAGETVAARLSVPGLPTVSFSPTITAVEPERELRWESSLLGFDAEHVFRLEPTDDGGTRFVQTETVDGPLAGRVVGRLDRRLRRGFEQMNVGLRRRATELA, encoded by the coding sequence ATGCCGGAGATATCGGCGAGCGTCGAGGTGCCCGCGCCGCCAGCGGTCGTCTGGGAGGTCCTGACGGACACCGACGCCTACCCTCGGTGGAACACCCTGCTGACGGTCAGCGGGGACCTCGAGGCCGGCGAGACGGTCGCCGCACGGCTGTCGGTCCCCGGTCTGCCGACGGTCTCGTTCTCGCCGACGATCACGGCCGTCGAGCCGGAACGGGAACTGCGCTGGGAGTCGTCTCTGCTGGGGTTCGACGCCGAACACGTCTTTCGCCTCGAACCGACCGACGACGGGGGGACCCGGTTCGTCCAGACCGAGACCGTCGACGGCCCGCTGGCCGGCCGGGTCGTCGGCCGGCTGGACCGCCGGCTCCGTCGCGGGTTCGAGCAGATGAACGTCGGGCTCCGGCGGCGCGCGACGGAACTCGCCTGA
- a CDS encoding DCC1-like thiol-disulfide oxidoreductase family protein, which produces MARFGSVLIYDGECPYCSVAARALRELDEVGAISWYDDRAQSFLDAQFGDTPFAMVLVDADEGRVHAGRAAAEELAGRAGMPGIVGSLVRDNYERIATAVGLASGRGRDPDDYHETYPLSEGGRDAFDALAGAAERRDGSSGTIA; this is translated from the coding sequence ATGGCCCGCTTCGGGAGCGTCCTGATCTACGACGGCGAGTGTCCGTACTGCTCCGTGGCCGCCCGCGCGCTGCGGGAACTCGACGAGGTGGGGGCGATCTCGTGGTACGACGACCGCGCGCAGTCGTTCCTCGACGCCCAGTTCGGCGACACGCCGTTCGCGATGGTCCTCGTCGACGCCGACGAGGGGCGCGTCCACGCCGGCCGCGCCGCGGCCGAGGAACTGGCCGGTCGCGCGGGGATGCCCGGCATCGTCGGGTCGCTCGTCCGGGACAACTACGAGCGCATCGCGACGGCCGTCGGGCTGGCCAGCGGGCGGGGCCGGGACCCCGACGACTACCACGAGACGTATCCGCTCTCCGAGGGCGGACGCGACGCCTTCGACGCGCTCGCCGGGGCCGCCGAACGCCGGGACGGCTCGTCGGGGACCATCGCCTGA
- a CDS encoding PRC-barrel domain-containing protein, with translation MDKERVPQEITTLVGREVYSNNGVFVGEVEDLRLNLDRESVTGLALHQLNNELFSAETRSSRGVILPYRWVQAVGDVVIVNDIVERLGQPESDDDEEEVPA, from the coding sequence ATGGACAAGGAGCGCGTCCCACAGGAGATCACGACGCTGGTCGGCCGCGAGGTGTACTCCAACAACGGGGTCTTCGTCGGCGAGGTGGAGGACCTCCGGCTGAACCTCGACCGCGAGTCGGTGACCGGGCTGGCGCTACACCAGCTCAACAACGAACTGTTCAGCGCGGAGACACGGAGCTCCCGGGGCGTCATCCTCCCGTACCGGTGGGTCCAGGCCGTCGGCGACGTCGTCATCGTCAACGACATCGTCGAGCGGCTCGGGCAACCGGAGTCCGACGACGACGAGGAAGAGGTCCCCGCCTAG
- a CDS encoding DHH family phosphoesterase, which translates to MSAASGITMASMSTYAILGCGSVGHAVAEELVNEGKDVLILDADEGRVEALRDQDLNAKQADIAEDDIVDTVADRDVILIMSSDVNANAEAVRAIRAGDGEQFIVARADDPVSADELTDLGADVVINPSSVIADSALRALETGELEYRATQLADVIDGTGERMAILIHRSPDPDSIASAAALRAIAESRDVAADIIYEGEIGHQENRAFVNLLGIELSAREAVDLADYDTFALVDVAKGGEPDIDDIDIIVDHYEHDHDHDVAFSDIRPNVSATSTILTKYIQELDLSLDQTVATALLYGIRAETLDFKRDTTPADLTAAAYLYPFADHDTLEQVESPSMSPETLDVLAEAIRNREVQGSHLVSNAGFIRDRDALSQAAQHLLNLEGITTTAVFAIADDTIYLAARSKDIRMNIGKVLSDAFGDMGETAGHSTDASVEIPLGIFTGLDTSDDNRDTLLELTEEAVKRKLFEAMGVDSSGGESPNGN; encoded by the coding sequence ATGAGTGCAGCCAGCGGCATCACGATGGCCTCGATGTCCACGTACGCGATCCTGGGGTGTGGGAGCGTAGGCCACGCCGTGGCGGAGGAGCTCGTCAACGAGGGGAAGGACGTGCTCATCCTCGACGCCGACGAGGGGCGAGTGGAAGCGCTGCGGGATCAGGACCTGAACGCCAAGCAGGCCGACATCGCCGAGGACGACATCGTCGACACCGTCGCGGACCGCGACGTGATCCTCATCATGTCCTCCGACGTCAACGCCAACGCCGAGGCGGTCCGTGCCATCCGGGCGGGTGACGGCGAGCAGTTCATCGTCGCCCGGGCCGACGACCCGGTCTCCGCCGACGAACTGACGGACCTGGGTGCCGACGTCGTCATCAACCCCTCGTCGGTCATCGCGGACTCGGCGCTCCGGGCGCTGGAGACCGGCGAACTGGAGTACCGCGCCACGCAGCTGGCTGACGTCATCGACGGGACGGGCGAGCGGATGGCGATTCTCATCCACCGCTCGCCGGACCCCGACTCGATCGCGTCGGCCGCGGCGCTCCGAGCCATCGCCGAGAGTCGCGACGTGGCGGCCGACATCATCTACGAGGGGGAGATCGGGCACCAGGAGAACCGCGCGTTCGTCAATCTGCTCGGGATCGAACTGTCCGCTCGCGAGGCCGTCGACCTCGCCGACTACGACACCTTCGCCCTGGTCGACGTGGCCAAGGGCGGCGAACCCGACATCGACGACATCGACATCATCGTCGACCACTACGAGCACGATCACGACCACGACGTGGCGTTCTCGGACATCCGGCCGAACGTCTCGGCCACCTCGACCATCCTGACGAAGTACATCCAGGAGCTTGACCTCTCGCTGGACCAGACCGTCGCCACCGCGCTGCTGTACGGCATCCGGGCGGAGACGCTGGACTTCAAGCGCGACACCACGCCGGCGGACCTGACGGCCGCGGCCTACCTCTATCCCTTCGCCGACCACGACACGCTGGAACAGGTCGAGTCGCCGTCGATGAGCCCGGAGACGCTGGACGTGCTCGCCGAGGCCATCCGCAACCGCGAGGTCCAGGGGAGCCACCTCGTCTCGAACGCCGGCTTCATCCGCGACCGTGACGCGCTCTCACAGGCCGCACAGCACCTCCTGAACCTGGAGGGGATCACGACGACGGCCGTGTTCGCCATCGCCGACGACACCATCTATCTCGCGGCCCGCTCGAAGGACATCCGGATGAACATCGGGAAGGTGCTCTCGGACGCCTTCGGCGATATGGGCGAGACGGCGGGCCACTCCACCGACGCCAGCGTGGAGATCCCGCTGGGGATCTTCACCGGGCTGGACACCAGCGACGACAACCGGGACACGCTGCTGGAACTGACCGAAGAAGCCGTCAAGCGGAAACTGTTCGAGGCGATGGGCGTCGACAGTTCGGGCGGCGAGAGCCCGAACGGGAACTAG
- a CDS encoding GNAT family N-acetyltransferase: protein MTSPEWFVGDDPALVDRAKTVRRAVFIEEQGVSEAEEMDGKDTDATHVLGAVDGSPVATTRLRFVDDATVKVERVAVLDDYRGEGLGQGVMRVAERVAADAGAVEAQLHAQTHVRGFYEQLGYEAHGEEFEEAGIPHVAMEKRLG from the coding sequence ATGACGTCCCCGGAGTGGTTCGTCGGTGACGACCCCGCCCTCGTCGACCGCGCGAAGACGGTCCGTCGCGCCGTCTTCATCGAGGAGCAGGGCGTCAGCGAGGCCGAGGAGATGGACGGCAAGGACACTGACGCGACCCACGTGCTCGGAGCTGTCGACGGGAGCCCCGTCGCGACGACCCGGCTCCGGTTCGTCGACGACGCGACGGTCAAGGTCGAGCGCGTGGCGGTCCTCGACGACTACCGCGGCGAGGGCCTCGGACAGGGAGTGATGCGCGTCGCCGAGCGGGTCGCGGCCGACGCCGGTGCGGTCGAGGCACAGCTGCACGCCCAGACCCACGTGCGCGGGTTCTACGAACAACTCGGCTACGAGGCACACGGCGAGGAGTTCGAGGAGGCGGGCATCCCCCACGTCGCGATGGAGAAACGGCTCGGCTAG
- the guaB gene encoding IMP dehydrogenase, with translation MAKDSERFSEKLRVPEALTFDDVLLRPKESRVEPDEADVSTRVSRSVELNVPVLTAAMDTVTESDMAIAMAREGGLGVLHRNMDDDEMAAEIERVKRADELIIRDVVTASPGQTVREVDEMMEREGVSGAPVVDDDTGEVLGVISGTDIRPYLEVGDSDAVTEAMTDEVITAPEDVTPREALELMYDHKIERVPIVDGENRLVGLVTMKGVLQRREYDDAARDADGGLRVGAAVGPFELDRARTADDAGADVLFIDCAHAHNANVIESAREIKGEVDADVVVGNIGTREAAEAVVDFADGVKVGIGPGSICTTRVVTGAGMPQITAVAQVADVASRHDVPVIADGGIRYSGDAIKAIAAGADAVMLGSYFAGTDEAPGRVITMNGKKYKQYRGMGSVGAMNEGGGERYLKEEEENEEYVPEGVEAATPYKGSLESELHQLVGGMQSGMGYVGAETIPEFKDRSEFVRVSAAGQQESHPHDVMITDEAPNYSPDS, from the coding sequence ATGGCGAAGGATTCCGAGCGGTTCTCCGAGAAACTCCGGGTTCCAGAGGCGTTGACCTTCGACGACGTACTGCTCCGACCCAAGGAGTCCCGCGTCGAGCCCGACGAGGCCGACGTGAGTACGCGCGTCTCCCGCTCCGTCGAGCTGAACGTGCCGGTCCTGACGGCCGCGATGGACACCGTCACCGAGAGCGATATGGCCATCGCGATGGCTCGCGAGGGCGGTCTGGGCGTCCTCCACCGTAATATGGACGACGACGAGATGGCCGCCGAGATCGAGCGGGTCAAGCGTGCCGACGAGCTCATCATCCGGGACGTCGTGACCGCCAGCCCCGGCCAGACGGTCCGGGAGGTCGACGAGATGATGGAGCGGGAGGGCGTCTCCGGCGCGCCGGTCGTCGACGACGACACCGGCGAAGTGCTGGGGGTCATCTCCGGGACGGACATCCGCCCCTACCTCGAGGTCGGCGATTCCGACGCCGTCACCGAGGCGATGACCGACGAGGTCATCACGGCCCCGGAGGACGTGACGCCCCGCGAGGCGCTGGAGCTGATGTACGACCACAAGATCGAGCGGGTCCCCATCGTCGACGGCGAGAACCGCCTCGTCGGTCTCGTGACGATGAAGGGCGTCCTCCAGCGCCGCGAGTACGACGACGCCGCCAGAGACGCGGACGGCGGGCTCCGGGTCGGCGCTGCGGTCGGGCCGTTCGAACTCGACCGCGCCCGGACGGCCGACGACGCCGGCGCGGACGTGTTGTTCATCGACTGCGCCCACGCGCACAACGCGAACGTCATCGAGAGCGCCCGCGAGATCAAGGGCGAGGTCGACGCGGACGTCGTCGTCGGCAACATCGGTACCCGAGAGGCCGCGGAGGCCGTCGTCGACTTCGCCGACGGCGTGAAGGTCGGTATCGGGCCGGGCTCGATCTGCACCACGCGGGTCGTCACCGGGGCCGGGATGCCCCAGATCACCGCCGTGGCGCAGGTCGCCGACGTGGCGAGCCGGCACGACGTGCCCGTCATCGCCGACGGCGGCATCCGCTACTCCGGCGACGCCATCAAGGCCATCGCCGCGGGTGCCGACGCCGTGATGCTGGGCTCGTACTTCGCCGGCACCGACGAGGCACCGGGCCGGGTCATCACGATGAACGGCAAGAAGTACAAACAGTACCGCGGGATGGGCAGCGTCGGCGCGATGAACGAGGGCGGCGGCGAGCGCTACCTCAAGGAGGAGGAAGAGAACGAGGAGTACGTCCCCGAGGGCGTCGAGGCCGCCACGCCGTACAAGGGCTCGCTGGAGTCGGAACTGCACCAGCTCGTCGGCGGGATGCAGTCCGGGATGGGGTACGTCGGCGCGGAGACCATCCCGGAGTTCAAGGACCGCTCGGAGTTCGTGCGGGTCTCCGCGGCCGGCCAGCAGGAGAGCCACCCGCACGACGTGATGATCACCGACGAAGCGCCCAACTACAGCCCAGACAGCTAA